ATGGAGAACTATTGCCGTGGAAAGCGCTTGGTGAAGGGTTAATTGAAAAGGAATATAAGGTTATTGATACAGCGGTAGGGCTAGAGCTAGATTTCTTACAAGAGAACGGATTTGCAGAAGCTCTAAAAGAATTGATCGATAAGTATGATTCTACTGCATTTGAAACAGAGCGCCAGCATTTGAGCAAAAAGGAATTAGCAAAGCTATATGGGGATGCCACATATCAATCTTATAAATGGATTTCTCACGTCAAGGATACACAAATAGCTTTGGAAGAACAGAAAAAAGCTTGGCAAACCTATCATGAGCAGTTGCAGCTGTACGGAGAATCGGGAGAATTAACTTATAAGCCTTTTACGATTCTGAAATTGATCTATCAGGATGGTACGGAAGAAATCCCCGCTTGGCCTACTTCCCAGTTATTTGGATTTGTATCTTCTGATGAATATCTATTACTTGATTTGACGGAGGATCACTACCTAGAGAAGGCAACAGACTACTTTACGAAGCTTACAACCAAGCAGAGGATGGAGGGTGTTGTGATTAAGCCGGAGAAATTACAAGCTGGAATAGCACCGTTTATCAAGGTTCGTAATCCAGATTATCTGACGCTGATTTATGGCTACGATTATCAATTTCCGTATCGTTATCAGAAGCTGATTAATCAAAAACAAACACGTAAAAAATTGCAGACATCGATTGCAGAATTTGAACTGGGGCAACAAATGCTACATGTTACTAACGCAGAAATTTCCCCCGAAAATGAGGCTTACAAGCAAGTGGTAGCTAATTTGCTGTTTGAGGAGAGAAAAGAGAAGGAGCTTGATCCCAGATTGTAATAGTAGGTGAACCTACGAGAATGGATAAGTTCACTTACTAATGAGGTTATAAACAATAGGAATTGTTTAGTAAAAGCAGAGAACACCAAAGCTGTAGTCTGAAAAGAGGAGACCTTTATCTATAAGGAGAAAGGTCTCTCTTTTTTTATCTTTTATTGTCAAACTCGCTTCGCAAAATAGCAAAAATAACAGCGTCAACAAAACAGCCTTTTTCGAAAAAATATTCCTTCAGGAAACCTTCTTCTCGGAGCCCCGTTTTGGTTAAAAGTTTTCTTGATCCCTCGTTCTCTGGGTCAATAAAAGCTTCAATTCGATTCAAATTCCATTGAGAAAAACCAAAAGCAACAATCGCTTGAATTGCTTCAGACATGATTCCCTGCTGCCAATACTCAGGAGATAGCTCGTATCCAATTTCTGCCTTTGAATGCTCTTTGTTCACATTATGATATCCGCAGGTTCCAATCACTACATCGTCGGCTTTGTGTGTAATACCCCAACGAATCCCTTGCTTTTCCAAAAAGCGTTCGTTAAATAAAGAAATGATGTTTTCTGCTTGTTCTAGTTCTGTGAACGTTTCTAAGTCATAATATTTCATTACTTCATCCTTTGAGAAATAATGAAATATGGCAGGTGCATCAGAGGGTTGCAACTGACGAAGAATAAGTCTCGTTGTTTCAAGTTTCGGAAAGATTTGTACAGTATTCATTCTACCTGTTCCTCTCTTGATCATCGTTTATTCGCTTATCATTACAAATCAACTCATCTAAGTAGCTATTACTATCAGATAGTTGGAACTATTTTAACATAAGAGGAAAAATATACAATCTAATTGGGTGAAAGATGCAAAAATTGAGGAAGATTTGTTACAATCAGGTCATAAGACCACTGGCAAAAGGTGAAATCGAAGGATTTAGAAAATAATAAGCAACTAGGAGAGTGAAATATGTACCAAACCATTCAAAACGTACGTGTCTGGGGAACTCCGCTAGACAATGCTGTCTCGCAAGCTGTAACCTGTGCCCAGCATGGAAATGTTGTGCAGGTGCTATTGATGGCTGATCATCACAAAGGGTACTCTCAACCGGTTGGGGGAGTTGTCGTCTACGATGGGCAAATCTCTCCATCTGGAGTAGGTTATGATATAGCATGTGGAAATAAGGCGGTCCGTACTAATTTACTGTATCAGGATATCAAACAAAAAATGCCTGCTATTATGAACAAAATTGCCAAACGAATCTCCTTTGGAATGGGACGCGTGAATAATGAGAGGGTAGATCATAAGCTATTTGACGATGATAATTGGCACGTGTATAAGCAAATTGGCAAAAAAGAATACCAGTCTCTCTATTCATTGGCGCGCAATCAATTAGGGACGGTAGGAAGCGGTAACCATTTTGTGGACATTTTTGTG
This is a stretch of genomic DNA from Brevibacillus laterosporus DSM 25. It encodes these proteins:
- a CDS encoding GNAT family N-acetyltransferase; this translates as MNTVQIFPKLETTRLILRQLQPSDAPAIFHYFSKDEVMKYYDLETFTELEQAENIISLFNERFLEKQGIRWGITHKADDVVIGTCGYHNVNKEHSKAEIGYELSPEYWQQGIMSEAIQAIVAFGFSQWNLNRIEAFIDPENEGSRKLLTKTGLREEGFLKEYFFEKGCFVDAVIFAILRSEFDNKR